Proteins co-encoded in one Deltaproteobacteria bacterium genomic window:
- a CDS encoding TfoX/Sxy family protein → MVTPLSLECNSKHKSAIAKPMKKTTQKSPRSQPRRPPPLHQGTLEEAVERLGLRDVTTKRMFGGLCFYADNKPFAILLGEDFALKLPAEQLREGCARGDGRIFNPGGGDFLMREYIALSDQVLMEETRVDAYVLASHRFIAGRGGSEPGGLGYEDLLRGRDALYKRQKGGDR, encoded by the coding sequence ATGGTGACACCCTTATCTCTGGAATGCAACAGTAAGCACAAATCTGCTATAGCGAAACCTATGAAAAAGACAACGCAAAAATCTCCTCGCTCACAACCACGGCGCCCGCCGCCGCTGCACCAAGGCACTTTGGAAGAGGCCGTCGAGCGGTTAGGCCTTCGTGACGTTACCACAAAACGGATGTTTGGCGGTTTGTGTTTCTACGCCGACAATAAGCCGTTCGCCATTCTTCTCGGTGAAGACTTCGCGCTCAAGTTGCCAGCCGAGCAATTACGTGAAGGATGTGCCCGTGGGGACGGGCGCATCTTCAATCCTGGCGGTGGCGATTTTCTGATGCGTGAATATATCGCTCTCAGTGATCAAGTGTTGATGGAAGAAACACGGGTCGACGCCTACGTCCTGGCAAGTCATCGCTTCATCGCCGGTCGAGGGGGGAGTGAGCCTGGAGGACTCGGCTACGAGGATCTATTGCGTGGCCGTGATGCCCTGTACAAGCGACAAAAGGGAGGAGATCGTTAA
- a CDS encoding DUF4124 domain-containing protein, whose amino-acid sequence MVQRLIRVIAVSWLAFVPTSTFAQGTLYKWVDSQGVAHYTNTPTDKKAKTVDDALPPASNFQRPAPPPEPAKETAKSTTNEPAATPRENPPAQAPEGSPSDTANEGEQSEQAVPQEGQ is encoded by the coding sequence ATCGTGCAGCGACTCATTCGTGTCATAGCCGTTAGTTGGCTTGCTTTCGTTCCGACCTCTACGTTTGCCCAAGGAACGCTGTATAAATGGGTCGATTCCCAAGGGGTTGCCCATTACACCAACACCCCAACTGACAAAAAAGCCAAGACCGTTGACGACGCCCTTCCTCCAGCATCAAATTTTCAACGCCCAGCGCCTCCGCCCGAGCCTGCCAAGGAGACCGCAAAATCAACGACTAACGAACCTGCCGCGACACCTAGAGAGAATCCTCCAGCGCAGGCACCTGAAGGGTCACCCTCGGACACGGCCAATGAAGGGGAACAGTCTGAACAAGCCGTGCCTCAAGAAGGACAGTAG